In Mus musculus strain C57BL/6J chromosome 14, GRCm38.p6 C57BL/6J, the following are encoded in one genomic region:
- the Lacc1 gene encoding laccase domain-containing protein 1 isoform X1 — MGKKEPESYDGIVTNQRGVTITALGADCIPIVFADPVKKACGVAHSGWKGTLLGVAMATVNAMIAEYGCDVEDIIVVLGPSVGSCCFTLPKESAVSFHSLHPSCVRHFDSPRPYVDIRKATRILLERGGILPQNIQDQKEDLDLCTSCHPEKFFSHVRDGLNFGTQIGFISLRE, encoded by the exons ATGGGGAAGAAGGAGCCTGAATCTTACGATGGGATCGTCACAAATCAGAGAGGAGTCACAATCACTGCTCTTGGCGCCGACTGTATACCCATCGTCTTCGCAGATCCTGTGAAAAAGGCATGTGGGGTTGCTCACTCCG GCTGGAAAGGTACATTGTTGGGTGTGGCTATGGCTACTGTGAATGCTATGATAGCAGAATATGGCTGTGATGTGGAAGACATTATTGTTGTTCTGGGACCGTCAGTGGGTTCTTGCTGCTTCACTCTTCCCAAAGAATCAGCAGTCTCCTTTCACAGTCTTCATCCTTCATGTGTGAGACACTTTGACTCACCGAGACCCTACGTTGACATCCGAAAAGCCACCAG GATTCTTCTAGAAAGAGGAGGAATTCTTCCACAGAACATTCAAGACCAGAAGGAAGATCTTGACCTCTGCACGTCCTGCCATCCTGAGAAGTTTTTCTCCCATGTCCGCGATGGCCTTAACTTCGGTACACAGATTGGCTTCATATCCCTTAGAGAATGA
- the Lacc1 gene encoding laccase domain-containing protein 1, whose translation MAEAVLIDLSGLQLNAQKNCHETLLETLDGIHYHHAPKAKFLCIICCRNASKEKDGEYGLCELEAGNGFSRLAGKFETVSHPCLAASLYTIKQKIDEENLSCIKVIVPEHRKLLMKAYVGQLFTEVYEFEFEDLQGAWRDSLLKPSTGINVTTTQELEDIQHEIETYLRSLPALKGDLTIVTSPLIPDNFLHGFTTRTGGISSVPTLSSLNLFSSSKRRDPKVVVQENVRRLANAAGFNAEKFYRIKTDHASEVWVMGKKEPESYDGIVTNQRGVTITALGADCIPIVFADPVKKACGVAHSGWKGTLLGVAMATVNAMIAEYGCDVEDIIVVLGPSVGSCCFTLPKESAVSFHSLHPSCVRHFDSPRPYVDIRKATRILLERGGILPQNIQDQKEDLDLCTSCHPEKFFSHVRDGLNFGTQIGFISLRE comes from the exons ATGGCAGAAGCAGTCTTGATTGATCTCTCTGGTTTACAATTGAATGCACAGAAAAACTGCCATGAGACCTTACTGGAGACACTGGATGGTATTCACTACCACCACGCTCCCAAGGCCAAGTTCCTTTGCATAATATGTTGCAGAAATGCCAGCAAGGAAAAGGATGGGGAGTATGGCCTCTGTGAATTGGAAGCAGGAAATGGCTTTTCACGTCTCGCGGGAAAATTCGAGACTGTTAGCCATCCCTGCCTGGCTGCCTCTTTGTATACAATTAAACAAAAAATTGATGAAGAAAATCTGAGCTGCATTAAGGTGATTGTCCCCGAGCACAGGAAACTGTTAATGAAGGCTTACGTTGGTCAACTCTTCACCGAGGTGTATGAGTTTGAGTTTGAAGATCTACAGGGAGCTTGGAGGGATAGCCTTTTGAAACCATCCACTGGAATAAACGTGACCACAACTCAAGAACTAGAAGACATCCAGCATGAAATAGAAACATACTTGAGAAGCCTGCCAGCGCTGAAAGGGGACCTAACTATTGTCACATCTCCTCTGATCCCAG ACAACTTCCTGCATGGATTTACCACACGGACAGGGGGCATATCTTCCGTACCCACTCTCAGCTCCCTCAATCTTTTCAGTAGTTCCAAAAGGAGAGATCCCAAAGTGGTTGTTCAAGAAAATGTTCGCAGGTTGGCAAATGCTGCCGGATTTAACGCAGAGAAATTTTACCGAATAAAG ACTGATCACGCCAGTGAAGTGTGGGTTATGGGGAAGAAGGAGCCTGAATCTTACGATGGGATCGTCACAAATCAGAGAGGAGTCACAATCACTGCTCTTGGCGCCGACTGTATACCCATCGTCTTCGCAGATCCTGTGAAAAAGGCATGTGGGGTTGCTCACTCCG GCTGGAAAGGTACATTGTTGGGTGTGGCTATGGCTACTGTGAATGCTATGATAGCAGAATATGGCTGTGATGTGGAAGACATTATTGTTGTTCTGGGACCGTCAGTGGGTTCTTGCTGCTTCACTCTTCCCAAAGAATCAGCAGTCTCCTTTCACAGTCTTCATCCTTCATGTGTGAGACACTTTGACTCACCGAGACCCTACGTTGACATCCGAAAAGCCACCAG GATTCTTCTAGAAAGAGGAGGAATTCTTCCACAGAACATTCAAGACCAGAAGGAAGATCTTGACCTCTGCACGTCCTGCCATCCTGAGAAGTTTTTCTCCCATGTCCGCGATGGCCTTAACTTCGGTACACAGATTGGCTTCATATCCCTTAGAGAATGA